Proteins co-encoded in one candidate division KSB1 bacterium genomic window:
- a CDS encoding GH92 family glycosyl hydrolase: MNSWHCRHRLGWLCGLFLLLGQLSAQTNGLKPTDLVDPFWGSETGNVFPGASVPFGMVKLGPDILKSGVTSGYRANEPIAGFSHTHTSGTGGAPRYGNILLAPGFGQVVPLHPVRDGKTNEFARPGYYTVTLKQGNDRVRVELTALGKVGWHRYTFFHRDGRPSDRDAYLAIDLSHCNTRDRDGKPSTYCTDGQITVHSASEVEGNASFRGGWGGDNPYRIYFVAQFDAPAHQIGVWKNDTLFFDQYHLSADVIQPGATRFGSFFIYRPDEVRTVQVKVAISYLSLARARENLAAIENWDFDSYRLQAEQHWTKYLDRIKITGGTPEQRMMFYSALRNTFVMPTDVTGEIGNWDAARSHFWDHYCIWDVFRTTMPLHTLIAPEVQRAIINSLLDIYQRRGWLPDAWIAGDYAQVQGGSNADVVLADAMVKKLGGFDRQLAYQAMRKNATIPSEDPQKYGRYLTTYRKYGFLPAGTTTGAVSRSLEYAYNDFCVSEVATILGHHSEAKDFRDQSLRIFSLFDDQHQLFWAKDSSLNWMPNFSPVSNRPDHWNDPYFYEGGSIIYSWYVPHAMAALIQRHGGPDAFVAHLDQVFDRGHFQLSNEPAFLLPYLYNYAGRQELTAKRVRDILNHSFIPGNDGLPGQDDSGALSAWYVFSAIGIFPVAGQDMYLIGSPIFSEVVLQLENGKSFSIRAKGVSEKNMFIQSASLNKKPWRQNWLNHCQIIKGGQLVLQMGAQPVDWDGTGGPATLKRTDCKAQAK; the protein is encoded by the coding sequence ATGAATAGCTGGCATTGCAGGCATCGACTGGGGTGGCTTTGTGGGCTATTTTTGCTGTTAGGGCAATTGTCGGCTCAAACCAATGGTTTGAAACCGACCGACCTGGTCGATCCATTTTGGGGCAGCGAGACCGGCAATGTTTTTCCCGGCGCCAGCGTGCCATTTGGCATGGTCAAATTGGGGCCGGATATTTTAAAATCTGGAGTTACTTCAGGCTATCGCGCCAATGAACCGATCGCTGGTTTCAGCCACACGCATACCAGTGGCACCGGCGGCGCGCCACGCTACGGCAATATCCTGCTTGCACCCGGCTTCGGACAGGTAGTACCGCTGCATCCGGTTCGTGATGGGAAAACGAATGAATTTGCCCGACCGGGCTACTACACCGTCACGCTCAAACAGGGGAACGATCGGGTGCGAGTCGAGCTCACTGCGTTAGGTAAAGTCGGCTGGCATCGCTATACATTTTTCCACCGAGATGGCCGTCCATCGGATCGGGACGCGTATCTCGCTATTGACCTCAGTCATTGCAACACCCGCGATCGCGATGGCAAGCCCTCCACCTATTGTACCGATGGTCAAATAACCGTTCATTCTGCCAGCGAGGTCGAGGGAAACGCATCCTTTCGAGGTGGCTGGGGTGGCGATAATCCCTATCGAATTTATTTCGTTGCCCAGTTCGATGCCCCGGCGCATCAGATCGGCGTCTGGAAAAATGATACGCTTTTCTTCGATCAATACCATCTCAGCGCAGACGTAATCCAACCAGGTGCGACAAGATTTGGGTCATTTTTTATCTATCGTCCCGATGAGGTGCGAACCGTTCAGGTGAAAGTCGCCATTTCCTACTTGAGTCTGGCCAGAGCTCGAGAAAATTTAGCTGCGATTGAAAACTGGGATTTCGATAGCTATCGATTGCAGGCCGAACAACATTGGACGAAATATCTGGATCGCATCAAAATTACTGGAGGAACCCCGGAGCAGCGAATGATGTTTTATTCCGCTCTGCGCAATACATTTGTCATGCCAACGGATGTGACTGGAGAGATCGGAAACTGGGATGCTGCGCGGTCCCATTTCTGGGATCACTATTGTATCTGGGATGTCTTTCGCACCACCATGCCTCTGCATACTTTGATAGCGCCGGAGGTGCAGCGCGCCATCATCAATAGCCTGCTGGACATTTATCAACGTCGCGGCTGGTTGCCCGACGCCTGGATCGCTGGCGACTATGCGCAGGTTCAGGGCGGCAGCAATGCTGATGTGGTGCTGGCCGATGCGATGGTGAAAAAGCTCGGCGGTTTTGACCGACAACTTGCCTATCAGGCCATGCGAAAAAATGCCACCATCCCATCGGAGGATCCCCAAAAATACGGCCGCTACCTGACTACCTATCGAAAATATGGCTTTCTGCCAGCGGGGACGACCACCGGCGCAGTGTCACGATCGCTGGAATATGCTTATAATGACTTTTGTGTCTCCGAAGTGGCAACAATTTTGGGACATCACTCCGAAGCAAAGGACTTCCGAGATCAATCACTGCGGATTTTCTCGTTATTCGATGATCAGCACCAATTGTTCTGGGCCAAAGATAGCAGCTTGAATTGGATGCCCAATTTCTCTCCGGTCTCGAATCGCCCGGATCATTGGAACGATCCTTATTTTTATGAGGGGGGATCGATTATTTATTCCTGGTATGTGCCCCATGCCATGGCAGCGCTCATCCAACGGCACGGCGGACCTGATGCGTTCGTAGCGCACCTCGATCAGGTCTTTGACCGGGGCCATTTTCAGTTATCCAACGAACCCGCTTTTCTGCTCCCATATCTGTATAATTATGCTGGCCGCCAGGAGCTGACAGCCAAACGGGTTCGTGATATCCTTAACCATTCCTTTATCCCTGGCAACGATGGTCTCCCCGGACAGGACGATAGCGGCGCGCTTTCCGCCTGGTATGTCTTCAGTGCTATCGGCATTTTTCCGGTCGCTGGGCAAGATATGTATCTTATCGGTAGCCCGATATTTTCTGAAGTCGTCCTGCAGTTAGAAAACGGGAAAAGCTTTTCCATCCGGGCCAAAGGTGTCTCAGAAAAAAATATGTTTATTCAAAGTGCATCTTTGAATAAAAAACCCTGGCGGCAGAACTGGTTGAACCATTGCCAAATCATTAAGGGTGGACAATTAGTGCTGCAGATGGGAGCGCAACCTGTCGATTGGGATGGAACCGGCGGGCCAGCTACTTTAAAACGAACCGATTGTAAAG
- a CDS encoding beta-galactosidase has protein sequence MMTDHNLTWIKSVPITLFLLAAPFLLLGAEPHWPVLGAQVLIEPAQNHEEIEHWFNMLQQAGMTFCRIRLFEEHIHQADGNWDFSIYEKAFEAAEQHGVQIFATLFPTSSEPSVGGFKFPESEPHLRSIAQYIQKTVEHFKNFPALYGWVVMNEPGADGQMPANAFAHEKFSQWQQHQFQSLDDWRHRYLPEELLKQRFLRDYITWYLAWLANEIRKYDSQHDLHVNSHMIFSLAREFDFPDWRQFLTSLGASAHPSWHFGYFHRNQYAVALAANADLVRSGAGPLPFWFTELQGGNNTYSGFHAFCPTADEIIQWVWLAIAGGSRGIIFWSLNPRSHGPEAGEWALLNFQNQPSDRLLAAKKVANCLQQNQLLFENARPLDTGIHILYSRESLWIERLVQLTQPGEENLYEGRLPGGVMKSCLAFYECLSELGLNVAFQEMGEFDFDREDHTGSVLILANQIAVPSWYWEKLTRFVQNGGRLIVEGLTAFYDENMASLMKPDFPLRQVFGGVLQEVKCQPGDFRLPGFAPGQFFPVHLWKSTIHNENGQVMVQDSEGVLAIRTVYGRGETIWYPSLLALGARRNDNRSLASWLRDELEPVINKMPVTFKKQQQMVLMKTMASLHDFITVLCNKSQRIQKIDLSVQQGLVPEVLFKNQGTLPGRSRLQLPPEETMVIKWSFKKPKD, from the coding sequence ATGATGACAGATCATAACCTGACTTGGATAAAATCGGTACCAATAACGCTTTTCCTGCTTGCAGCTCCGTTTCTCTTGCTTGGAGCCGAGCCGCACTGGCCAGTGCTTGGTGCTCAGGTGCTCATTGAGCCAGCTCAGAACCATGAGGAAATCGAACATTGGTTCAACATGCTGCAGCAGGCGGGAATGACATTTTGCCGCATCCGTCTCTTTGAAGAGCATATCCATCAGGCGGATGGTAATTGGGATTTTTCGATTTACGAAAAGGCATTCGAGGCCGCCGAACAACATGGCGTTCAGATTTTTGCCACACTCTTTCCAACCAGTAGCGAGCCAAGTGTGGGCGGCTTCAAATTTCCAGAAAGCGAGCCGCATCTTCGGAGCATTGCCCAATACATCCAAAAAACTGTTGAGCATTTTAAGAATTTTCCCGCCTTATATGGCTGGGTGGTGATGAATGAGCCCGGCGCGGATGGCCAAATGCCGGCCAATGCCTTCGCGCACGAAAAATTTAGCCAATGGCAACAGCATCAGTTCCAATCCCTGGATGACTGGCGGCATCGCTACCTACCCGAAGAATTGCTCAAACAACGATTTTTGCGGGACTATATCACCTGGTACCTCGCCTGGCTGGCAAACGAAATCCGCAAGTACGACAGCCAGCATGATCTGCATGTTAATAGCCACATGATATTTTCGCTGGCAAGGGAATTCGACTTTCCGGATTGGAGGCAATTTCTGACGTCGTTGGGGGCTTCGGCGCATCCGAGCTGGCATTTCGGCTATTTTCATCGGAATCAGTATGCCGTGGCGCTGGCTGCCAATGCCGATCTGGTTCGCTCTGGCGCCGGGCCATTACCATTTTGGTTCACCGAGCTTCAGGGCGGCAACAACACCTATAGCGGTTTTCATGCCTTTTGCCCAACCGCAGATGAAATTATCCAGTGGGTGTGGTTGGCGATCGCTGGAGGTTCGCGCGGCATCATCTTCTGGAGTTTGAATCCCCGTTCGCATGGGCCAGAGGCGGGCGAATGGGCGCTGCTAAATTTTCAAAATCAGCCTTCGGATCGACTATTGGCGGCTAAAAAAGTCGCTAATTGCCTTCAGCAAAACCAATTATTATTTGAAAACGCCAGACCGCTCGATACTGGCATTCATATCCTCTATTCGCGAGAATCACTTTGGATCGAAAGACTGGTTCAACTAACTCAGCCTGGGGAGGAGAACCTATACGAAGGCCGCTTACCAGGTGGGGTTATGAAATCCTGCCTCGCATTTTATGAGTGTTTGAGCGAACTCGGCCTGAACGTAGCATTTCAAGAAATGGGCGAGTTCGACTTTGACAGGGAAGACCATACAGGGTCGGTTCTCATTCTGGCCAATCAGATCGCTGTTCCCTCATGGTATTGGGAAAAATTGACCAGATTTGTACAAAATGGCGGCAGGTTGATTGTGGAGGGACTTACTGCTTTTTATGATGAGAACATGGCCAGCTTGATGAAGCCAGATTTTCCACTGCGGCAGGTATTCGGTGGGGTACTTCAAGAAGTAAAATGCCAGCCTGGTGATTTTCGCCTGCCTGGTTTCGCACCCGGCCAATTTTTCCCGGTTCATTTGTGGAAAAGCACCATCCACAACGAAAACGGTCAGGTGATGGTTCAGGATAGCGAGGGGGTATTGGCCATTCGCACCGTTTATGGCCGTGGGGAGACGATCTGGTACCCCTCGCTGCTGGCGCTGGGCGCCCGGCGAAACGACAATCGATCCCTTGCCAGTTGGCTTCGGGATGAGCTTGAACCCGTCATCAATAAAATGCCAGTGACATTCAAAAAACAGCAGCAAATGGTCCTCATGAAAACCATGGCCTCTTTGCATGATTTCATCACAGTTTTGTGCAACAAAAGCCAGCGCATTCAGAAAATCGATTTATCGGTGCAGCAAGGCCTGGTGCCAGAGGTGTTGTTCAAAAATCAGGGAACGCTGCCTGGCAGATCACGGCTTCAGCTTCCGCCTGAAGAAACGATGGTCATCAAATGGTCTTTTAAAAAACCGAAAGATTGA